One genomic segment of Diceros bicornis minor isolate mBicDic1 chromosome 13, mDicBic1.mat.cur, whole genome shotgun sequence includes these proteins:
- the MYCBP gene encoding C-Myc-binding protein, whose translation MSSAAQSPPATVPGASYAAAAVTMAHYKAADSKREQFRRYLEKSGVLDTLTNVLVALYEEPEKPNSALDFLKHHLGAATPENPEIELLRLELAEMKEKYEAILEENKKLKTKLAQYEPPQEEKRAE comes from the exons ATGAGCAGTGCTGCTCAGAGCCCGCCAGCCACGGTCCCGGGCGCCAGCTACGCCGCTGCCGCTGTCACTATGGCCCATTACAAA GCCGCCGACTCGAAGCGCGAGCAGTTCCGGAGGTATTTGGAGAAGTCGGGGGTGCTGGACACGCTGACCAACG TATTGGTAGCCTTATATGAAGAACCAGAGAAACCTAATAGTGCTTTGGA TTTTTTAAAGCATCACTTAGGAGCTGCTACCccagaaaatccagaaatagagcTGCTTCGCCTAGAATtggcagaaatgaaagagaaatatgaagctattttagaagaaaataaaaaactgaaaacaaag CTTGCTCAGTATGAACCACCTCAGGAGGAGAAGCGTGCTGAATAG
- the GJA9 gene encoding gap junction alpha-9 protein, with translation MGDWNFLGGILEEVHIHSTMIGKIWLTILFVFRMLVLGVAAEDVWNDEQSGFVCNTEQPGCRNVCYDQAFPISLIRYWVLQVLFVSSPSLVYVGHALYRLRVLEKERQRKKAQLRGELEGIECEMPGDRRRLEQELCQLEQRKLNKAPLRGTLLCTYVIHIFTRSVVEVGFMIGQYLLYGFHLDPLFKCHGHPCPNIIDCFVSRPTEKTIFLLFMQSIATVSLFLNVLEIFHLGFKKIKRGLLGQYKLNDEHNKFYVNKSKQNLAKYQNTSANSLKKLSSATDCNLLVEKQMHIAVHPSLNASAFQADPDNHSGNDEKCILDEQETVFSKDMCTFSTTCSHLQHIGSSNKEDTHKIFGKEVNGNQLREKKETDGKDSKRNHYSKGHCSIPGVAIDLDNHVGQSSQTAFSPPPNCTWKPRWLRATWGPSTEDEKQMSPPKGNLRGQFRESTIRTIPPSQGDFQPPDIPDTPDSLGELSFESKSVRTCNNPTACPPNHLVLLTNNLSGRRAPTDLQI, from the coding sequence ATGGGGGACTGGAATTTCCTTGGAGGCATTCTGGAGGAAGTTCACATCCACTCTACCATGATTGGAAAGATCTGGCTCACCATCCTGTTCGTATTTCGAATGCTTGTTCTGGGTGTAGCAGCTGAAGATGTCTGGAATGATGAGCAATCTGGCTTCGTCTGTAATACAGAACAACCCGGCTGCAGAAATGTATGCTATGACCAGGCCTTTCCTATCTCCCTCATTAGATACTGGGTTTTGCAGGTGCTGTTTGTGTCTTCACCATCCTTGGTCTACGTGGGCCATGCTTTGTACCGACTGAGAGTtctggagaaagagagacagaggaagaaagCTCAATTGAGAGGAGAACTGGAGGGGATCGAGTGTGAAATGCCTGGGGACCGGAGGAGACTGGAGCAAGAACTTTGTCAGCTGGAGCAAAGGAAACTAAACAAAGCTCCGCTTAGAGGAACGTTGCTTTGCACTTATGTGATACACATTTTCACTCGCTCTGTGGTTGAAGTCGGATTCATGATTGGACAGTATCTTTTATATGGATTTCATTTAGATCCTCTGTTTAAATGCCATGGCCACCCATGTCCAAATATAATTGATTGTTTTGTCTCAAGACCCACAGAGAAGACAATATTCCTATTATTTATGCAATCCATAGCCACCGTTTCACTTTTCTTAAATGTTCTAGAAATTTTCCACCtaggttttaaaaagattaaaagaggGCTTTTGGGACAATATAAATTGAACGATGAGCATAACAAATTCTATGTGAACAAGTCAAAACAAAATCTTGCCAAATATCAAAATACATCTGCAAATTCACTGAAGAAACTCTCTTCTGCAACTGATTGTAATCTGCTAGTGGAAAAGCAAATGCACATAGCAGTGCACCCTAGTTTAAATGCATCTGCATTTCAAGCGGATCCTGACAATCACAGTGGAAATGATGAGAAATGCATTTTGGATGAACAGGAAACTGTATTTTCTAAAGATATGTGCACATTTAGTACTACCTGTAGTCATCTTCAACACATCGGCTCAAGTAATAAAGAAGACActcataaaatatttggaaaagaagTTAATGGTAACcagttaagggaaaaaaaagaaactgacggcaaagacagcaaaagaaaccactaCTCTAAAGGTCACTGTTCTATTCCAGGTGTTGCTATAGATCTGGACAACCACGTGGGGCAGTCATCCCAAACAGCTTTCTCTCCGCCACCTAACTGCACCTGGAAACCCAGGTGGCTTCGTGCTACATGGGGTCCCTCTACAGAAGATGAAAAACAGATGTCACCTCCTAAAGGTAACCTCAGGGGCCAGTTCAGAGAGAGCACAATCAGAACCATTCCTCCTTCACAGGGTGACTTCCAACCACCTGACATTCCAGACACTCCTGATTCTTTGGGAGAGTTGTCCTTTGAATCCAAGTCGGTCAGAACCTGCAATAATCCTACTGCTTGTCCTCCAAATCATTTAGTGTTGCTGACAAACAACCTCAGTGGTAGGAGGGCTCCCACAGACCTTCAGATCTGA